A part of Oncorhynchus kisutch isolate 150728-3 linkage group LG2, Okis_V2, whole genome shotgun sequence genomic DNA contains:
- the LOC109865575 gene encoding gap junction gamma-1 protein — protein sequence MSWSFLTRLLDEISNHSTFVGKIWLTLLIVFRIVLTAVGGESIYYDEQSKFVCNTHQPGCENVCYDAFAPLSHIRFWVFQVIMITTPTILYLGFAMHKIARMDDDEYKPRGKRMPMVSLGTNRNYEEAEDNGEEDPMISEEIELEKKEKPSKKHDGRRRIKRDGLMKVYVFQLLSRATFEVSFLFGQYILYGLEVSPSYVCMRSPCPHTVDCFVSRPTEKTIFLFIMYAVSALCLLFTVLEILHLGYSGIRDCFCRPRPRPPTPHQLASQHPSLCGRQVPTAPPGYNTVLKKDPKGMRLDYNLGDSGRESFGDEASQRELERLRRHLKLAQQHLDLAYQNEDNSSTSRSNSPESNGTAVEENRLNFAQEKQSSTCEKGLRA from the exons ATGAGCTGGAGTTTCCTGACGCGTCTCCTGGACGAGATCTCCAACCACTCTACCTTTGTGGGCAAGATCTGGCTCACACTGCTTATCGTCTTCCGCATTGTGTTGACTGCTGTGGGAGGCGAGTCCATCTACTACGATGAACAGAGCAAGTTTGTGTGCAATACCCACCAACCCGGTTGCGAGAATGTGTGCTACGACGCCTTTGCACCACTCTCGCACATCCGCTTCTGGGTGTTCCAGGTGATCATGATCACCACCCCCACTATTCTGTACCTGGGCTTCGCCATGCACAAAATCGCTCGCATGGACGACGATGAGTACAAGCCCCGCGGGAAGAGGATGCCGATGGTGAGCCTAGGGACCAACCGGAACTACGAGGAGGCGGAGGACAATGGCGAGGAGGACCCCATGATCTCCGAGGAGATCGAgttggagaagaaggagaagccTAGCAAGAAGCACGATGGACGCCGGCGCATCAAGCGCGACGGCCTCATGAAGGTCTACGTGTTCCAGCTGCTGTCGCGTGCTACTTTCGAGGTCTCCTTTCTGTTCGGCCAGTACATTCTCTACGGCCTGGAGGTGTCTCCCTCGTACGTGTGCATGCGCTCGCCCTGCCCACACACAGTGGACTGCTTCGTGTCGCGTCCCACGGAGAAAACCATCTTCCTGTTCATTATGTATGCGGTGAGTGCCCTCTGTCTGCTTTTCACTGTGCTGGAGATCCTCCACCTGGGTTATAGCGGCATACGGGACTGTTTCTGCCGCCCTCGTCCTCGCCCCCCAACCCCCCACCAACTGGCCAGCCAGCATCCCTCACTATGTGGCCGCCAGGTGCCCACAGCTCCTCCAGGCTACAACACAGTGCTGAAGAAGGACCCAAAAGGTATGCGATTAGATTACAACCTGGGCGACTCGGGCCGTGAGTCGTTTGGGGATGAGGCGTCACAGCGGGAGCTGGAGAGGCTAAGGCGGCACCTAAAGCTGGCCCAGCAGCACCTGGACCTGGCCTACCAGAATGAGGACAACAGCAGCACTTCGAGGAGCAACAGCCCCGAGTCCAACGGGACGGCCGTGGAGGAGAACCGCCTCAACTTTGCCCAGGAGAAGCAAAGCAGCACCTGCGAGAAAG GTTTACGAGCATAA